Part of the bacterium genome, CTTAGAAACTTTATTAGAAGGCAATAAACGTTTTATGAGCGATGTTGGTGACATTAAACATCAAACCATAGATAGGATAGGGATAAACAAGCGTCAGCGGTGTCCTATTGCTGTTATCGTAACATGTATGGATTCGCGTTTGGTTCCTGAACTTATTTTTGACCAAAGTATTGGAGATGTTTTGGTTATTAGAATTGCAGGCGTTGTTATCAATGACGATATTTTGGGAAGTCTTGAGTATGCGTGTCAGTCTGTGGGGATAAAGTACGTTATGGTTCTGGGACATACACAATGTGAAGCGGTTGCCGGGGCATGTCAAGATGTACAAAAGCATGGCGGTTTTATATCAGTATTAAATAAAATAAAACCTGCTGTAGAAGCCACACGAGCAGGAGGAAACCTACCTTTAAGTGAGTGGATAGAAAAAGCCAATCTACAACACATAAAAAATAGTGTGGGTAAAATAAAAAAAGATAATGCTGTACTTAAAAAGCTTGTCGATGATAAGATGATTTTCATCCAAGGTGCTGTTTACAATGTACTTACTGGAAAAGTCAGTTTACTTGAAAGCTAAAAAGTAATGTTAATCGCTAATCAATATTAATAGGCTTAACTTTTTAAGCATTACTGTGAGGTTGCAGTGTCAGAAAAAAATAAAGATTATAGAGTTCAAGGTGGCATCGTTTATGAAGAAGCTTCAACAGAACGTAGAATAGCTAGAATAAATGAAGAAAAAGAATATGTGTCCGTCATTATTAAAAGAAATGACGAAGTTGCCAGGCATCCAGATGATATCTTAGAAAAAGCCATTGAAGAAGGCTCTGAACAGATGAAACGAAGTTTTTTTTCACTGCTTTTGTCTGCAATATCTGCAGGATTAATCTTAGGCTTTGCTGCAATGGCAGTAGCCTTTGCTTATACCGCAACAGCCGAAATGGGTTTTGTATATAGGCGTTTGGCCATGGCTATGGTTTATCCTTTAGGCTTTATTATTTGTATATTTAGTGCTTCTCAGTTGTTTACTGAACATACAGCTTTGGCCGTTTACCCTTACCTTGATAAAAAATGCAGCTTTACCAAACTTGTAAGGTTATGGTCCATTGTGCTTTTTGGAAACCTGATTGGGACAGCTGTAAGCGCCGGTTTGATATCCTTAGCTGACCCAGTGATTCAAAATGAAAGTGGTTATATCTATGTTGCTCAGCACTTGATTAAACATCCATGGATGCAGATCTTTATCAGCGCTGTTTTAGCCGGTTGGTTAATGGCCTTGGGAGGATGGTTGCTTTATGCAAGCTCTTCATCTACCGCACAAATGCTTTGTATTTATATTGTTACCTTCCTCATTGGTATTGGCGGACTCCATCACTGTGTTGCAGGATCAGCAGAGATGTTTGTGGCTTTGTTTATTGATGCCAGTATTGGCTTGTCGGAAATGGGCCGTTTTTTAAGTGCAGCGGTTTTGGGCAATCTTTTAGGCGGCAGCTTTATGGTGGCCAGCTTAAATTATAGCCATATAAGAACCACACAGTAATTTAGAAATACGCCGGAGTTAATTTTTTAGGGTTCTTAATTAACCATTTTTTAAGTATAATAGTAAGAGTATGAGAATTATTTTAAATTACCTATTTGTTTTAGTGCTATGCTTGTTTTCTGCCTGTGTTATAAAACCAAAGCCTGTGAACTTAAGTGAACAAGACATTCAACAAGCAACACAATTGTTTTATAAAGTGTTGGATAAAAAAATTACTGGTGCCAAAGGCAAAGATATTCAAATTGAGATTATTGATGCTAAAAAAGATGCAGAAAATAACGATACCATGCACATAGATTATGCACTTGATTATGTGCTGCCAGAAAAAAAAGATGAGCCTGAAGCCAAGATTCAGTATGCTGCAGTGGCAACCTTAAAAGCATTTTACAAGAAACATAAGTTGCATTTTGAGGTCCTTAAGTCAGAACAAAAAGAATATCAGATGGACTTTGTTAACGGTATCATCATTGATGCCAATCAATAAATTTAGGTCAATCCGTTTAATGAATGTGGCTAGCGCAAGCATGGGCAGAAGACCAAGCCCATTGAAAGTTGTAACCTCCCAATTGACCTGTGACATCAACAACTTCACCAATAAAGTACAATCCTGGACAAAGTTTGGATTGCATGGTTTTAGAAGAAATATCCTTAGTACAGACACCTCCCCGAGTTACTTCTGCTTTATGATACCCTACTGTTTTTAGGGGGGTAAAAGTAAACTGAGTCATTTGTTCAGCAATATCGTGAAGTTGAACAGTTCTTAGTTCAGCAATTTTTTTATTCAATACAGCGTTTTCAATAAAATTTTCAATAAAACGTTGAGGTAAAAGCGGTTTTAACAGTGATTTAAGCTGTTTATGCCCTTGAGTTTGTTTTTGCTCTTGTAATGCTTTTTCAAATAAAACAGTGTTTGAAAATTGAGGTAAAAAATTAAGGCAGACGGGCATTGTATGCTGCCAATATAAACTGGCTTTCAAGGCAGCAGGACCACTTAAACCCTGATGTGTGAATAAAAGATCATCTTCAACAGTGTAGCCATTGGTCTTAATGCTTACGGGTAATGATACACCAGCTAAGAGTGAAAATTTTTTTAAATCATTGTCCTGAGCTTTAAAACCATCCAAGGCGGGTTCTGTTTTTATAATTGTGTGCCCAAACTGTTGGGCTAAGGTGTAGCCAAAATCACTGGCACCCAGCTTATTAAAAGAGAGTCCACCCGTTGCAACAATCAAATGTTTACAGCTGTATTGCTCATCACTAGATAGGCTTATAATATAATTATCTTTAGATTTTGTGATCGATGTAATACTTTGGTTTGTGGCAAGAGTGACCTGATTTTTATCAATACGATTGATGAGCATATTGAGAATATCGTGTGCCGATCGTTTACAAAACAACTGGCCCAGTTTTTTTTCATAAAAAGGGATTTTGGCTTGCTTGACTTCATCAATGAAGTCCTTGGCAGTGTACTGACTTAAAGCTGATTTTACAAAGTGAGGGTTTTGACTGATATAATCTTGGGCAGAAGCATGCATATTGGTGAAGTTACAGCGGCCACCGCCAGAGATAAGGATTTTTCGACCTAAACTAGAATTATGTTCTAATAGCAGGGTTTTTATTTTTTTTTGACCAAGAATACTCGCAGCTTTTAAACCCGCTGCGCCACCACCAATAATGATGCAAGGATATGTATTTGAGGCATCCACTTGGGTCTTTTTAGCAAGCTTGCTGTGAATAAACAATTATAATGTTTAGTTGCTAAGAGCTTTTTGTTAAACTTACTTTGATGAGTGAAAACATAGAAAACTGGTATGTCTATATGATTCAGTGTTCAGACAAGTCTTTGTATACGGGTATCGCTAAAGATGTCGATAAGCGTTTTGAACAACATTTGAATAAAAAAGGAGCCAAATATTTTTATGGTAGAGATCCTATTAAAGTGGTTTATCAAGAAATGTTTTCCAGTCAGGGAGAAGCTTTATCAAGAGAGTATGCAATAAAAAAGCTCAGCTCCAAACAAAAAAAAAGGATGATTGACCGTAAGTCTAACGCAACCAACTGAAACGATAGGGTTGTTTTTTTAAGATAACATTGGATAGCAAACAGGCAATGATTAAACTGTAGAAAAAAGCATGATTGATAAACAAGAGATGTTTTAAAATAAAGCTAAAACTTGCAATCGTAGCTGCATAAATGATTTGCCCCTTGATGTGATCAGGGCTGGTTTTTGGGTCGGATAACATGAAAAACGTAAAAATCATTAAGGCTCCAGATTGAAATTCATGGGCCCAGACTAAAAACTCAAAGCCTAAATAAATCGTTTTAATGGCGGTAAGAAGAAAATAAAACACTAAAAAAGCCAAGCTTGGGAGATTAACTTTTGTTTTCTGAGTAACCACCATGCCCAAGAACATAAACCAAACAATAAGACTGGTGGAGTGTCCCCAAAGTGAATCTGATATCCATATAGGTTTTATGAAAAACAGAGCAAAAACAATTGCAAAATTAGCTGGGTTAAAGATGTGTTGTTTGTGCCAGCGAATAGTAAACTTGGATGTGATGGCAATCAAAGCCAGTAGGGGATAGGCCCATATATAATTGCTTCTGACCAATAAACAAATGGATAAGGAGCTTATAATGGCACTGAGAATTGAGA contains:
- a CDS encoding carbonic anhydrase (macrophage inducible 5; Mig-5) produces the protein MNNKQELDAMSPQSALETLLEGNKRFMSDVGDIKHQTIDRIGINKRQRCPIAVIVTCMDSRLVPELIFDQSIGDVLVIRIAGVVINDDILGSLEYACQSVGIKYVMVLGHTQCEAVAGACQDVQKHGGFISVLNKIKPAVEATRAGGNLPLSEWIEKANLQHIKNSVGKIKKDNAVLKKLVDDKMIFIQGAVYNVLTGKVSLLES
- a CDS encoding formate/nitrite transporter family protein, which translates into the protein MSEKNKDYRVQGGIVYEEASTERRIARINEEKEYVSVIIKRNDEVARHPDDILEKAIEEGSEQMKRSFFSLLLSAISAGLILGFAAMAVAFAYTATAEMGFVYRRLAMAMVYPLGFIICIFSASQLFTEHTALAVYPYLDKKCSFTKLVRLWSIVLFGNLIGTAVSAGLISLADPVIQNESGYIYVAQHLIKHPWMQIFISAVLAGWLMALGGWLLYASSSSTAQMLCIYIVTFLIGIGGLHHCVAGSAEMFVALFIDASIGLSEMGRFLSAAVLGNLLGGSFMVASLNYSHIRTTQ
- a CDS encoding NAD(P)/FAD-dependent oxidoreductase — translated: MDASNTYPCIIIGGGAAGLKAASILGQKKIKTLLLEHNSSLGRKILISGGGRCNFTNMHASAQDYISQNPHFVKSALSQYTAKDFIDEVKQAKIPFYEKKLGQLFCKRSAHDILNMLINRIDKNQVTLATNQSITSITKSKDNYIISLSSDEQYSCKHLIVATGGLSFNKLGASDFGYTLAQQFGHTIIKTEPALDGFKAQDNDLKKFSLLAGVSLPVSIKTNGYTVEDDLLFTHQGLSGPAALKASLYWQHTMPVCLNFLPQFSNTVLFEKALQEQKQTQGHKQLKSLLKPLLPQRFIENFIENAVLNKKIAELRTVQLHDIAEQMTQFTFTPLKTVGYHKAEVTRGGVCTKDISSKTMQSKLCPGLYFIGEVVDVTGQLGGYNFQWAWSSAHACASHIH
- a CDS encoding GIY-YIG nuclease family protein, which translates into the protein MSENIENWYVYMIQCSDKSLYTGIAKDVDKRFEQHLNKKGAKYFYGRDPIKVVYQEMFSSQGEALSREYAIKKLSSKQKKRMIDRKSNATN
- a CDS encoding RnfABCDGE type electron transport complex subunit D, with the translated sequence MKSLLNTVLRKKIKPLDARIYQIIFLSSFIGLGLSFKGLTLSFSALTLCLLTAITCQYCLAKLHQYPHISILSAIISSLSICLLVRSNYIWAYPLLALIAITSKFTIRWHKQHIFNPANFAIVFALFFIKPIWISDSLWGHSTSLIVWFMFLGMVVTQKTKVNLPSLAFLVFYFLLTAIKTIYLGFEFLVWAHEFQSGALMIFTFFMLSDPKTSPDHIKGQIIYAATIASFSFILKHLLFINHAFFYSLIIACLLSNVILKKQPYRFSWLR